The Desulfuromonadaceae bacterium genome contains the following window.
AGCGGAATATCGAGATAGGCGCAAATTTTATCTTCAGTCGCCATCAGTTCCAGCAGTTCGTCACTGATGTTATCGGGATAGGCATAAAGCAGCCGTAGCCAGGCGAGCTCTTCAATCTGTACCAGCTCGCGCAATAACTTTTCCAGTGCGCCGGATTCACCAAAGTCGCGGCGGAAAGCGGTGATATCCTGGGCAATCAGGTTGATTTCTTTGACCCCCGCGCTGGTCAGGGCACGCACCTCATCAACGACAGATGCAATTTCCCGTGAGCGCAGCGCGCCACGAATCTCCGGGATGACGCAGTAGGAACAGTGGTTGGAGCACCCCTCAGCGATTTTGACGTAAGTTGAATAAAATGGCGAAGAACGCAGTCTCGGCGTGGTGTGATCGTAGAGAAAATTACCTGTGCCGATGTCTGTCAACGGGATTCTATCCACAAGACATTGTTCAATCAGCGTCGCCAGGCGCGCCGCATCACCGGTGCCGATAAACAGATCAACCTCGGGAAGTTCCTTACTCAATTCATCCCGGTAGCGTTGCGGCAGACAGCCGCTGACGATGAGCAGCGAACAAGGACCACTGATTTTGTAGTCGGCAACGCTGAGAATGGTATCGACCGATTCCTCGCGGGCATCGCTGATAAAAGAGCAGGTGTTGACGATGATGATATCTGCCAGACTCTCGTCGGTAGTGATGGTGTAACGATCATCTGGAAGGTGGCCGAGCATGATTTCGGCATCGACCAGATTTTTAGGGCAGCCGAGGCTGACCAAAGCGACTTTGAGCTGTTTCAAAATAATGCCCTTTACGAAAAATGAACGCGGCAAGGAGACCTTGCCGCGCGTAAGACGTGATCCACGCAACTGAAGATGAGATTAAAAACCCATCGATTCCCCGGTCGGACGGACCACATCGACGTTAGGTGGTATCATAAAATCGAACGATTGCAAAAACATTCCGCGATTGGTGCGAATATTACTGAATTCAATGATCGTTAAATTATCGTAAGTGTCGTAGACGCTGGTTGACAGAATCGGGAAAATGCTGTTATCAGGTGTGCCGCTGTGCCGCGCGAGAACCGCATTGCGATCAACGACGACGAGCATTTTGTGAAACATGGTGGTGGTTCGATTCGGTTCCAGCTGGAGAATATAGTTCCCCGCAACATCCTCGTTCGGGTCGGCCCAGCGAATAAAAAAATCGCGGGACAGATTGCTGAGTCCGGTCAGAAACGTCATCGGGTTGTTCTGCCGCGCCAGCGTCGTCTGTTCGATATTGGACAAGATCACCTGCCGGTTTTCCGGAAGATAAACCCACAGTTTTTCACCATTAGAGACGAATTCCTGGCGGGTTGGCCGGTCGTATTCCCAGCGAAAGAGCACCTTCGGAACTCGCCCGGCGCTACCCTCATCAAACTTGATGAAGACCCGCCCCTCACCGCGTTGACTGCGATCCAGGGAGGAGATATGGGACTCCTGAAAAAAATCGGCCTGGAAATCAACGATTTTTTCTTCCGGTGGGGCGTCGGGAGTAAACGGCCGTTCGAGCGCGGCAATGACCTCGCGCAGACCGATTGATTTCCCGCCCGGGGGAGCGGCGCAAGCCACCGCAGCCAGTAACAGGAATGAGGACAAAAGAAAAATGATGCGTTTCATATGAAACTCCTCGCTGAAATGATTTTATAACGCCAGGTCGTGGTGCTGCCCGCGCACCGACTTAATAATAACCATTCCAGACGCCAGGTCAAATTCGAGAGTCCGCCCATGGTTGCCGCCGACGTCTTCGGCAATGACCGGGATGTTGCGTTTTTTTAGAACCTCCCGCGCCGCCCTGGTATTACGAACCCCGATCGGTTCTTTTCCCGACCCTGGTGATGGCTCGAACATTGTCGCGCCGCCGACCAGCTTGGCGGTCAAGTTCTCGGTCGCGCATCCACGTCCATTTAACTCGGTTATCATCATGGTGATGGCCTCATCGACAAATTTTTCACGGCGTTGACCGTCGTTGCTGGCCAGTGCATGGGGGAGGAGGGTGTGGGCGAGACCACCAAGTCCGGACGATTCATCGTAGAGCACAACCGCGAGACATGAGCCCAGTCCGTAGGTCACCAGTACCGCAGGAGGGGTGGCGATCAGATATTGAGCAATCCCGACGCGCAGGCGATTCTCGCTCATAACGGGTTCCCCACGACGCGCAGGATGACTGCCATCGAACCGGGATCCGGGAGCAGGAAAAAATGGCCGGTGATTGCGTCAGGGGTGTGCTGGGTGCCGTGAAAAACCGTTTCCACCATCAACGCGTAATCGCCTTCCTGACTCAATTCGATCAGGACGTGATCCGCTATCGCCCCGGCCATATCGTAAGCCAGGGCCGGAACCGAAGGGATCAGGGTCAAACCGAGAACTGAACCGAGGGCGTTCAGATACGCCGAGGCAAGGATGTTGCCGACCTCTTTCAGGGTGGAGGTAGCAATGTCGTCAAGCTCGCTACCCCGGTGCGCATCGCCAAGCAGAATCGTCAGTAGCCGGTTGACACTGTCGGTCGGAAAAACGAGCAAAATATCACCTCTGGCTCCTCCGAGGATCTGCAACGAAATGCCCACCACCAGCCGTTCCGGACCACCAAGGATTTCCGGAACCGCAGAGATGTCGGTGACGGTAACATGTGGCACTTTAAGATAAATTGTTTGACCGATCAGCTGGCTCATTGCCGTCGCCGCGTGACCCATGCCGATGTTACTGACTTCTTTCAGCGCGTCGAGTTGCTGATCGGTAAGCGATTGAAAGACCATCTAGTGCTCCCGCGATTTACTCGCCACCGCCTTCAGGCGACTGGCGAGCAGGTATTGTGGGTCGATGATAAAGATAATCCGACCGTCGCCGAGGATTGTCGCACCGCTCACGCCGACCAGCAAGTCAAGCGGGAAGGACAGCGTTTTGACAAACGCTTCGCGCTGTCCCGAAAGCCGGTCGACAACCAGTCCGACCTTGCGACCCCGTGCCTCGGAAACGACAACCTGGATGGTGTCAGCGGGGGGCGGGGCGTCGATCCCGAGAACTTTACTCAGGGATAAAAGGGGAATAATCTCTCCGTCAAAGCGGGTAACGTTCTGCCGACCGGACAATTCAATCGAACTGCTCTCCAGTTCAAGCGTGCGAAACACCCGCGTGATAGGGATGCCGAGGGTCTCGTTGCCGCATTCAACCAGCAGGATACGAATGATTGCCACGGAGAGGGGGAGTTTTAACAAAATACGGGTTCCCTGCTTGGGACGCGAAGAAAACTCAAGCGTTCCGCCCAGATTTTCAACGGCGGATTTTACGATATCCATGCCCACGCCACGCCCGGAGGTTTCCGTTACGCGGGTGGCGGTAGAAAACCCGGGATGACAAACCAGCTGTAAAACATCGCGAACCGGCATCGATTTAAGCTGTGTCTGGGAATAAAGACCGCTTTCCACTGCTTTGGCGCGGATGGCGCTGATATCCATACCCTCGCCATTGTCAGCAACTTCAATCAGCACAAGATCCTTCTCGCGCCACGCTTTGATGACGATTTCACCAGATTTTTCAATCCCGTGATCAATCGCATTGCGAACCATGTGCACCAGCGGGTCGGAAAGTTCTTCCAGAATTGCCCGGTCCATTTCAACGTCCACGCCTTCCAGGCGAAGATCGATTTGTTTGCCGGTTTTTTTGGCAAGATCACGCACCATACGTGGCAGGTGCCCGGTGATACTCTCCATCGGGGTCATGCGAACCTGCAAAACGTGATGATGCAGATCGGTGATCAGCCTGGCGAGTTGATCGAGTCCTGAACGTACGTCATGCCACTGTTCCTGATCAGCGGCGGCCTGCAACATGTAGCGGCTGGTTAAAAGTTCACCGGTCAGGTTGATAAACTGGTCAAGCAAGCGGGTGCGTACCCGCACTGTGCGTGGCGCGTCATCTTTGCGTGACGTCTGCGGCGCGGGATGGATTGTCGCGGCGGGGGACAGCTCACAGGTAACTTTGGCCACGTCGGTAATGCTGGCAAGCAGGGGCTGAAGATCGGTCGGATCACGGTCGGTTACGAGCTGAATCGACAGCCCGGAGAACGGTGCGCCGGAACGTAACTCTTCTTCGCTCGGGGAGCTGGAAAGAAGTTGGCCGAGACTTTTCACCTGGCGGAGAATCAGTAAGGCGCGCGCCGCCGGTGCTGCCGCATCTGTGGCCAGCGCGATCTGGATTTTCATGCTGGCTGTCTCAGGCGGAGCAGCGGTGATGGGAGCGGGAGTTAGCGGGGTAAGAGCAGGGACCGGTTGCGCTGGCGGTTCGGCCTGTGGAGCATTTTGCGGCGGCGCCGCAACCGCTAGAAACTCGGTGATATCGCGTTCGGGAAGATCGGCATTTATATCCTCGACCAACCCTTCGAGGACGTCGAGACCGGCCAGCAGGCGATCAATAGCTCCGCCGGGCACACTGCCGCTCTGGCGAAAACCGTCGAGCAGATCTTCCAGGTGATGAGCCAGCTCGGCGGTTCGGACATAACCCATCGAGGCCGCCATCCCTTTAATAGAATGGGCGTCACGAAAGAGGGTATCGATACACTCGCGATCGTGCGGGTTCTTCTCCAGAGCAATCAGGAGTTGTCCCATGTTTTTGAGATGTTCGTTTGTTTCGGAAAGAAACATCCCGCGGTATTTGGACATATCCATAGTGGCGTTCCTGAAACGATACCTCAGCGGGAGGCAGTGACGATGCGGCGAACGATTTCCAACACCTGTTCTTCCTTAAACGGCTTGACGATAAAGTCCTTTGCCCCGGTTTCAACGGCTTCGACAACCAACGCTTCCTGCCCGAGAGCACTGCACATGACGATGTTGGCATCAGGAAATTCGTGAATGATTTCGCCAAGAGCCTCGATACCGCTTTTTAACGGCATGACGATATCCATGGTGACCAGATCAGGGCGGATGTCGCGGTAACGTTCGACAGCTTCGACGCCGTTCGCTGCTTCCCCGACAACTTCAAGGCCGCCCTTGATCATGATTTCCTTGAGCATGTTGCGCATAAACAGGGCATCGTCTACGATCATCACCCTAACAGCCATTCCTGCCTCCTGTCATCAGTCTTCACCCAAGGATGATAATAGTTGTGGAACGTCAAGTAGATTAATCATCCCCTCATCACTGGTTAATACGCCGTGGATCAGTTGTTTGCTGCTGACCTCCGGTGTAACCGGCTGCATCCCCTCGGTGTCGAGGGAAACAATCGCCCCGACTGAAGTAAACGCCAGCCCCAGCGTTGCAATATTAAGGGAGAGGATAGCGACGCGCGCATCGCGCTGGTCTCCCTCGTAGCCAATCAGCGCGGCGAGATCAATAATTGGCACGACATTGCCGTGAAAATTGATTGCACCAAAGAGATGTCGCGGAGCCCGTGGAATATAGTGAAATGTCGGCGACTCGACAATTTCCTGGATGTAATCAATATGCAGCCCGAACAGTTCACGATCGAGGTGAAAAAGCAGAAACTGTTCCACCGTCAATCCTCAATCACTTCTGCATCTGTGGCTTCTTCAAGCTTGAATCGTTCGACGACTTCCAGCAACTCTTCAGAAAGAGAGGAAAGCTCATTCGCGGCGTGTGACATTTCTTCCATTGAGGCGGATTGCTCTTGCGTCACTGCGGAAACTTCCTCCGTTGCCGCCGCGTTGTCAGAGACAACCTTGGCAATTTCCTCAATCGTCTGTACCATGTTTTTGGAGCTGCTGAGCTGTTTCTGCGAAAGTTCCGCGATGCTGGTCGCCTTGATTTGAGTGTTTTTAGCGGTATCGATGATTTTTTCAAACGATTGGCTGTTGATATCGATCGCCTGGTGGCTGCTATCCATCTCTTTGATCGTTTCCCGCATCGACACCTGGATATCCGCACTTTCGGCGCGGATCACCTCAATCAGGCGGGTAATCTCCGAAGCGGACGCCCCCGTTGAATCGGCCAACTTGCGGATTTCCTCGGCGACCACCGCAAAACCACGACCGTATTCACCGGCGCGGGCGGCCTCAATGGTCGCGTTCAGGGACAGCAAGTTGGTTTTTTGTGCAATCCCGGTGATGAACTCGACGATCGTTCCGACTTTTTGCACCTGGGCACTGAAGGCCAGGATCTTTTCGCCGTTGGTTTCAACATCGGCGAGCACCTGTTTCATCTTAGTCATCGTTTCGCGGGCGTTGTCTCCCCCGCTCTGAGCCGCGCTGGCTGTTTCGCTGGCCGAAGCGGCAAGCTTGTTGGCCGAGGAGGCGATCAGGTCGATCGAGACCGCGATTTCCTTGATCAGGCGGGTCGAACGTTCAACCATCTCCGACTGCGTCTCCGCGCCGCGGCTGATCTGTTCAACGGTGCCCGCAACTTCGTTGGTCGAGGCGGTCATTTGCTCCGAGGTTGTTGAGAGCCCTTGTGCTGAATGAGTAACTTTCTCTGCCGTCGTACGGATATAACCGAGAAGTTCGCGCAGGCTGTGAACGACCGTGTTAAGCGAAGCAGCAAGATCGCTGGTCTCGTCAGGAAAGCGCCCGGCATGTATTTCAATGTCCTGCGACAAATCCCCTTCTCCGAGCCGGTGCGCCGCCCCGGTCAATATCCTGATATTGCCGGTAAAGGCCTTGGCGAAGGCCGCCCCCAGAACCAGCCCGACAAGAATGGCACAGCCGACGGAAAAAAGTTGTTGCCATTCCGGGGGCACACCGGTCAGCGGAGTGATGATGTTGACCAGAACAATCGAACCGATGACAACGATAAAACCGAGGATGAATTTATAACTGATCTCTACGCGCATTTATCCTCTCCTTTTAATAAAATCGATTGGCGGAATTATAGCAAAATTATCACGCATAAACAGGATATTTTAATACGCCTCGGCCAGGGTCCGCCGGTAAATGCGTTCCGCAGGCGAGTCAACGGTGAAAAGGCGTCTGGTGTTTCCCTGAAGCGTCTCCGCTCGGCCAAGAATGAGATAGCCTTCGGGATTAAGCGCCTTGGCGAAGCGGCGAAAAACGTTTTCCTGCTCATCCCGGGAGAAGTAGATCATCACATTCCGGCACATAATCATGTCACAATCAGGGAAAAGATCTTTGCCAAGAATATTATGCTGGCGAAAGGTTACCATTTTACGGATTCTTTTCGCGAGATGAAAGTGGCGATCCTCCTTGACAAAGTAGCGTGCAAGAATTTCCGGCGGGACTTCGGCGAGGCGCTGCTCCTCATAGCGCCCCTGACTGGCCTGACGAATAATGTCATCACTCAGATCGGTCGCGAGAATTTTTACCTCCAGCCCCTTGCGGTCAAGATTGTCAAGCAATAAAGCCAGAGAATATGGTTCCTCTCCTCCGGCGCAACCGACGCTCCAGATGTTGATCTCGCTGCGCCCGAAAGCGTGCAGTTTGTTGATCAGCAGTGGAAGAATCTTCTCTTCCAGCAGGATAAATGTTGACGGGTTGCGGAAGAACTGGGAGACGTGAATCATCAATGCCTCAACCAGCGAATCAACCTCCTGTTCGCTTTGGTGCAACAGGGCGATATAGGGGGTTGCCTCATGGAATCCGCAGCGCCGAATCCGGGTGGCGATCCGGCGTTTCAGACAACGATCTTTATACATGTCAAGATCAAGATCGCGGCGTGCCAACAACAACGCGCGAATCTCGGCGAAGGCGTCGTCAGGAAATTCCGAACCGACAAGAGGTTCACTGCCGGCAGATTGCTTCGTCATGGGATAGAAATATACCTCCAGTAGTACATTAGAGCATAAGAAAGGCGGCAAAGAAAGATCAAACCTCAGCAAAAACAGGTGAATGATCAAATTTCAGGGTTATTTCACCAGTCAGTCGCGAAAATGGTTGTAGCCTTGGGCAGGAAGATCAAACGCTTTATCCAGGTGGTCGGTAATTTGTCGCGCAGCGGGGTCTGCTAAGAGGTTGCCGATACAGGTTATCGGCAGGCCAGTGGTTGCCGATAACTGTTCGATGGCCACCGATTTTTCTGCGGGCGAGCTGAAAAGCAATTCGTAATCTTCTCCGCCGTTCAGGGCCAGGTTCAACAGCTCAGGATCGTTTGACAGGGACGCGGCAAAGGCCTTCGATAACGGCAACGCCCGACCGTCAAGACGGCACCCCACTGCTGAGGCAGTCAAGAGATGTTCCAGATCACCCAGAAGTCCATCAGAAATATCAAGCATCGCCGTGGCCAGATGCTGGCGGGCCAGTTCACGACCGATCAACGTGCGCGCGACCGGGTTGTAATGGCGCTGCGCCAGTACCTCGGGAGGGTGCTCTCCACGTTGCAGCAGCGCCAGGGCCAAGGCGCTGTCGCCGATGGTGCCGGTAACGTAAAGCAGTTCACCGGCATGCGCCCCGGCACGGCAAATCATTTCGTCAGGGGGGACTGACCCGAGGATCGTCACGGCGATAAAAAGTGGTCCGGGGGAGCGGCAGGTATCACCACCAATCAGCACAACGTCGTAGTCTTTGGCCGCGGCACGGACGCCAGCGAAGAACTGCTCGATATGGTCCAAAGGAAGATTCTTCGACATTCCGAGTCCCAGGGTGATATATCGCGGCGTTCCGCCCATGGCGGCAATATCGCTGACGTTGACGCTGACGCACTTGCGACCGAGCATGAACCAGTCGGTCCAGTCGAGACAAAAATGGATCGATTCCAGCAGCAGGTCGGTGCTGGTCAGCAGCAGGTCAGTGGCTGGCAGCACCACGGCCGCGCAGTCATCACCGATCCCGAGGACCACGTCCGGCTGCGTTGCAGTGCCTTTGCGGATGCGTTCGATCAGACCGAACTCACCGATATTACAGAGTTTTATTTTTTGGTTCATACGTTGTCGGGTATGCTGTTGCGCCGGGACAGGATCAGATGTCTTCACGCAAGGCGCCGAGAACGCCCGGCGCAAGAGCAAAGAAGGTAAGCCCTTCACTGAAGACCCAGCCGGGGATTTTTTTGCGGACCCGGGATAAATAATCGATAATGATAAAGTCGCGCAGTAGTTGACTCATTTCCGGCGCTATGCGCTGAAATTGAAGCCCGATCTGAGAACCGTTTACTTCATGGTTGGAGGAAACATAGGAAACCTTGCTTTGCAACAGGACCGTTTTATTGCGCAAACGAAGCTGCAGCAGCATTTCTTCCTTTTTGATCAGTTCAAAGGGCAGATGGATTCGGCAACCGAGGTCAGACAGATTAATCAGGGTCGCGGTGACTGCCCGGTTGCGAACTTTGAGTTTGACATTCAGCTCCAGATTAATGCGCAGATGACACCGCGATGGCTTGAAAAAATAAGCTTCGAGAGTGCGCCACAGACGTTCGAGTGAAAGTGGGAAAACGAGCGTATTTCGCTCCTCGTTGTCTGTCGAACCGATACGCAAAACGTCAGCCCATCCCTTCCCGGCGATACAACCCTCCTCCGCCAGTAACAGCGCAGAGGGGGCGGGGGTGTCGCTGATCTGGTGTCCCCACTCCTCAATCAAGGCGCCGAGAAAGATGCCCAACGCTTCGGAGCGGGTGGCAAGGCCGACGAACTTGCGCTCGCGCCGCGATGTGCTGTTCAGGATTCCCATGGATGTATTTCCATATTGATGTGCTCTTTACGCTGGTTGAATTCTAGCCCAGACCGATCGGGTTGCCAAGACATTAAAAGAAATTTAACGTATTGTCGAGCAGATGACGCGGCTGAACGTTTCCCAGGGCATGCAAAACACTGCGGCGCAGGTGAGGAATATCGGTAGTGAGTTCCTTGACCAGCCGCTTCATGCGCTGGCGTTGCTGGTCGATCTGACCACAGACCGGACAGGCGCAGCAGATAATCGGCAGCGCATTGCGTTGCGCAAAGGTGATAATATCCTGTTCTTCGACATAGACCAGAGGGCGAATGACCGTGTGGATGCCGTTGTCCGCAACCAGCTTGGGGCTCATCGCTTTTAATGCACCGACGTAAAATTGATTGAGCAGCAGGGTCTCGATAAAATCATCCAGATGGTGACCGAGAGCGATCTTGTTGCAGCCAAGTTTTGTCGCCAGAGTGTAAAGAACTCCGCGGCGCAGGCGGGCGCAGAAGGAACAGTAGGAGGTGCCGGGGCGACGCCTGGCCTCAATTATTTCGTAACCGTTGGTCTCTTCCAGCCGATAGGCGAAAGCGAACTGTTGCAGATGTTCTTCCAGGCGTTCCTTGCGATAGCCCGGATAGCCAACGTCGACATTGACCGCAATCAGCTCAAACTTGATCGGAGCACGGCGGCGGAGTGCGTCGAGCAGATGGAGCAAGGTGTACGAATCCTTCCCCCCCGACACCGCGACCGCAATGCGATCACCCGCTGCGATCAGTTCGAAATCTCCGATCGCCTGACCGGTGAGTTTTTTGAGTTTACGAAACAGGGCGTCTTCGGTAATCGCCATGTCGCCTCCACAGGACTGAATCAAGGCGCTTATGTGTAGTCGATACGCAGCAAAAATGCAAGGTGAAAGCTCGCGAAAAAGGGGCGACCTGCTGGCCGCCCCTTTTTCGCGAGCGCAACTGCTGCGGTTTAAATTTGCGGCCCGGCCTGAGTGAAGTCGGAGGTATTGTCGTCCTTGATGGACTTCTTCAAGTTGTCGATGAACATTCCGGCCAATTTTCTTGCCGTCGCATCGAACGCATCCTTGTTGGCCCAGGCATTACGCGGGTTGAGTCCCTTGCTGTCGACATCCTGCAGTTCCTTGGGCATCTTCAATCGAAACCAGCGCGATTGTTCAAACTCGGCCTGTTCGATGGTCCCGTCAAGGATCGCATTGACGCAGGCGCAAGTCGCAGCACATTACGGCTGAGGTTGTTCCTTCCACCCTCCGCCAAGGACTTTGTAGAGTGTTGTCAGATTGTTGAGGCGGGTCTGGTGGGTCGTAATTATCCCCTGTTGAGCAGCATAGAGGGTACGCTGGGAATCAAGTACCGCCAGGTAGCTGTCGGCGCCGTTGTCGTAGCGGGCCTGCGAGAGCCGGAAACTTTCTGCGGTGGCATCGGTGAGCGCTTGTTGGGCCGCGAGTTGCTCGTCGATAGTCCCCTTCTGGGCGAGAGCGTCGGCAACTTCGCGAAAAGCTTCCTGGATGGCTTGTTCGTAGCGGGCCACGGCGATTTCACGATCGACCTTTGCGACCTCAAGATTAGCCTGATTGCTGCCGCCAGTGAAAATCGGCAGGGTAATTTGCGGGGCAAAACTCCAGGCGCGTGAACCCGCCTGAAAGAGCCCCTCCAATTCGTTGCTGCCGGTACCGAACGAACCAACCAGCGTGATGCGTGGAAAGAAAGCTGCGCGCGCGGCACCGATGTTGGCATTGGCCGCTTTGAGTAGATTTTCGGCCCGGAGGATGTCGGGACGGCGCAGCAGAACAGCTGACGTCAGGCGCGGGGAGAGTTCATTCAAAGCGCAGGAACCATCGGTCAGCGCGGCAGGGAGAAGATCAACAGGGACATGTGTGCCAAGAATCGCCGCCAGGGTATTCTCGTCCCGTGCCACGAGATTGGTATAACGGGCGATATCGACCCGCGCGGCCGCAACGCTGGTACGGGCACGGTTAAGATCAATGACCGAAGAAACGCCGGCCTCGACGCGACTGTTGATCAAACGGTAACCTTCCTGCTGATTAGTCAGGGTTTTTTGCGCAAGGGCCAACCGTTCACGGTCGGCAGCCAAGGCCAGGTAGTTATTTGCCAGTTCGGCGATCAGGCTGATCTGTACGCTGCGGCGCACTTGTTCGGTGGCGAAGTACTGTGCCAGCGCCTGATCTTTGAGATTGCGTATCCGCCCGAACATGTCCAGCTCATAGGCGCTGACCCCGAGACCAACGCTGTACTGGTGAATTGTGGTGGCATTTCCCGTGCTCGAAAGATCGGCCGGTATCCCCTGTCCGCTGCCTGCGGCAACCCCGGCGAGCTGGGGAAAGAGCTCGGCTCTGCGGATCTGGTATTGCGCCCGTGAGCGCTCAATATTGAGTGCTGCGACGCGCAGGTCCCGGTTGTTTTCCAGTCCCAGCGCAATCAACTGGCGCAGTTTTGGGTCGGCAAAAAAATCCTGCCAGTGAAGATCAGCCACAAGCTGGGCAGACCCTTCAGCAGTGTCGCCCTGGTCGGCCGGGATAGTTGGCCATTGCGCCGGGACAGGCGCTTCGGGGCGGGCGTACTCAGGGGCCATGGTTGTGCAGCCGTTCAGACCGAGGAACGCCGCAGCAGTTATTGTCAAAAGTCGTTTTTTCATATCAATCAACCTCCACGGGTTGGCTGTTGGTCGGGAGCGTTTTGCTGTCAACTAACTGTTTAGCAGGAAATATCCTGCGGATCACCACAAAAAAGACCGGGACCAGAAAAATTGCCAGAACGGTGGCGGTGAGCATCCCGCCGTTCACCGCGGTCCCCATGGCGTTCTGCGCTCCTGACCCGGCTCCGCTATTGAGCGCAAGGGGCAGGACCCCGAAGAAAAAGGCGAGCGAGGTCATCAGGATCGGACGCAGCCGCAGCCGGGCTCCCTCCAGGGTGGCCTCGATCAACCCCTTGCCGTGCTCCATCTGCTCCTTGGCGAACTCGACGATCAGGATGGCATTTTTCGACGCGAGCCCGACGGTGGTGAGGATGGCAATCTGGAAGTACACGTCGTTGGCGAAACCGCGTGAGGTCGCGGCCAGCACCGCCCCGACAATCCCCAGCGGCACGACGAGCATGACCGAGACGGGGACCGCCCAACTCTCATAAAGGGCCGCCAGACAAAGGAAGACCACCAGCAATGAGATGGCATAGAGCGCCGGAGCCTGGGCTCCGGCCTGACGCTCTTCGTAGCCCATATTTAATCAAAAGTTGGGTCTAATTCCCCGCAGCTTGCTGCGCGCGTTAGTAAGGGTTGTAGGCTGTTGATCCCCGGCAGCTTGCTGCGGGGTAGTTCATTCCTCTCCGCCGGAAATTTTTACACGGACAATTTTCAGATATCGAGATAGGAGCGCAGGTAGTTGCCGGTGTGTGAACAGGACACTTTCGCGACCTCTTCCGGCGTCCCGGCGGCCACGATCAGCCCGCCGCGACTCCCCCCTTCAGGACCGAGGTCGATCAGGTGATCGGCGGTTTTGATGACATCAAGATTGTGTTCGATAACGACCACCGTGTTGCCGGTGTCGACCAGCCGGTGGAGGACATCGAGCAACTTCTGGATGTCGGCAAAATGCAGCCCGGTGGTCGGTTCATCAAGGATATAGATGGTGCGCCCGGTGGCGCGTTTGCCGAGTTCCCGCGACAGTTTAACCCGTT
Protein-coding sequences here:
- a CDS encoding response regulator; translated protein: MAVRVMIVDDALFMRNMLKEIMIKGGLEVVGEAANGVEAVERYRDIRPDLVTMDIVMPLKSGIEALGEIIHEFPDANIVMCSALGQEALVVEAVETGAKDFIVKPFKEEQVLEIVRRIVTASR
- the rimO gene encoding 30S ribosomal protein S12 methylthiotransferase RimO, with product MKQLKVALVSLGCPKNLVDAEIMLGHLPDDRYTITTDESLADIIIVNTCSFISDAREESVDTILSVADYKISGPCSLLIVSGCLPQRYRDELSKELPEVDLFIGTGDAARLATLIEQCLVDRIPLTDIGTGNFLYDHTTPRLRSSPFYSTYVKIAEGCSNHCSYCVIPEIRGALRSREIASVVDEVRALTSAGVKEINLIAQDITAFRRDFGESGALEKLLRELVQIEELAWLRLLYAYPDNISDELLELMATEDKICAYLDIPLQHFADDILSQMNRRVDQAAIRKLIARIRQAVPDITLRTSFIVGFPGETDDHFRQLLDFVKEGHLERVGVFRYSREDGTPAALFADQVTDTVKNRRYHQLMKAQGRISFRKNRALINRVEPVLIEGLSDETDLLLQGRSIRQAPDIDGKVYVTAGNAEVGQIVNLRITDSSEYDLVGEIVEA
- a CDS encoding chemotaxis protein CheA, giving the protein MDMSKYRGMFLSETNEHLKNMGQLLIALEKNPHDRECIDTLFRDAHSIKGMAASMGYVRTAELAHHLEDLLDGFRQSGSVPGGAIDRLLAGLDVLEGLVEDINADLPERDITEFLAVAAPPQNAPQAEPPAQPVPALTPLTPAPITAAPPETASMKIQIALATDAAAPAARALLILRQVKSLGQLLSSSPSEEELRSGAPFSGLSIQLVTDRDPTDLQPLLASITDVAKVTCELSPAATIHPAPQTSRKDDAPRTVRVRTRLLDQFINLTGELLTSRYMLQAAADQEQWHDVRSGLDQLARLITDLHHHVLQVRMTPMESITGHLPRMVRDLAKKTGKQIDLRLEGVDVEMDRAILEELSDPLVHMVRNAIDHGIEKSGEIVIKAWREKDLVLIEVADNGEGMDISAIRAKAVESGLYSQTQLKSMPVRDVLQLVCHPGFSTATRVTETSGRGVGMDIVKSAVENLGGTLEFSSRPKQGTRILLKLPLSVAIIRILLVECGNETLGIPITRVFRTLELESSSIELSGRQNVTRFDGEIIPLLSLSKVLGIDAPPPADTIQVVVSEARGRKVGLVVDRLSGQREAFVKTLSFPLDLLVGVSGATILGDGRIIFIIDPQYLLASRLKAVASKSREH
- a CDS encoding chemotaxis protein CheD, with amino-acid sequence MSENRLRVGIAQYLIATPPAVLVTYGLGSCLAVVLYDESSGLGGLAHTLLPHALASNDGQRREKFVDEAITMMITELNGRGCATENLTAKLVGGATMFEPSPGSGKEPIGVRNTRAAREVLKKRNIPVIAEDVGGNHGRTLEFDLASGMVIIKSVRGQHHDLAL
- a CDS encoding chemotaxis protein CheW, translated to MEQFLLFHLDRELFGLHIDYIQEIVESPTFHYIPRAPRHLFGAINFHGNVVPIIDLAALIGYEGDQRDARVAILSLNIATLGLAFTSVGAIVSLDTEGMQPVTPEVSSKQLIHGVLTSDEGMINLLDVPQLLSSLGED
- a CDS encoding chemotaxis protein CheC — its product is MVFQSLTDQQLDALKEVSNIGMGHAATAMSQLIGQTIYLKVPHVTVTDISAVPEILGGPERLVVGISLQILGGARGDILLVFPTDSVNRLLTILLGDAHRGSELDDIATSTLKEVGNILASAYLNALGSVLGLTLIPSVPALAYDMAGAIADHVLIELSQEGDYALMVETVFHGTQHTPDAITGHFFLLPDPGSMAVILRVVGNPL
- a CDS encoding outer membrane lipoprotein carrier protein LolA — protein: MKRIIFLLSSFLLLAAVACAAPPGGKSIGLREVIAALERPFTPDAPPEEKIVDFQADFFQESHISSLDRSQRGEGRVFIKFDEGSAGRVPKVLFRWEYDRPTRQEFVSNGEKLWVYLPENRQVILSNIEQTTLARQNNPMTFLTGLSNLSRDFFIRWADPNEDVAGNYILQLEPNRTTTMFHKMLVVVDRNAVLARHSGTPDNSIFPILSTSVYDTYDNLTIIEFSNIRTNRGMFLQSFDFMIPPNVDVVRPTGESMGF